Below is a genomic region from Brassica oleracea var. oleracea cultivar TO1000 chromosome C9, BOL, whole genome shotgun sequence.
TATTTGCGTTATGTTAAGCCGTATATTGTTTTAAAAAAAAATTCAAGATTCTGTCTACATCATATCTTCCAGTTATCCATGTAATTATATATACTATTATCTACGAAGAACTCAAAATAGTTTTATTTTAAAACATTAACTAAGTAGTATTAATCAAATCAATAAAATATAATTGTTTCCATATTTTTTGGTATTGATAAAAATCTCTTGCGTTGAATACATTGAACAACAATTGATTCAATTATATAATTACATTAATTATTGTTATCGTCTTCAATTTGCAATAATTATTAATTTCATTATAACGACAAATTTAATAATCATGATCATAAATTTAGCACTAATAAAGATGAGGATAATTTTTACAATCATGATCTAAGAAAAAGAACACGTGCGCAAATGTAATCCGTGGATCCACGTGTAATATAATTATTGGAGATGATGGTGCTACCTGCACTGGTTTTATAAAAACAACCTCCACCGTATCGGCACTTTCCTTCCGATTTCCTCCGACTCCCCCCCCCCCAAAAGGGATTAAAGGGAAAGAAATCAATTCGCTTTCACACCTGGAAAGTTTCAAAAAGAGGAAGATACAATATTATAAGAGTTAGCTCAGTTTCATACATACCCAGATCGATTTTCTAGGGTTCGTTTGATTCTCTGTGATTGCTACAAGCTAGAGATCTCTGCTGGGTTTTTGTTCTATGGCGGATCGTGGATCTTTCGGATTTGCCCCTCAATTAGGTTTTCTAATCTCTTCATCTACGGTCGTTTTACTCGTTTGGTAGTTTGGATCTGATCATTGATTGGATTCTAGCAAATGGTTGTTGTTTGTCGGGAATTGATTATTACTTGGTCTGAATCGAGTTCTTTTGTGTCTTGTCGGAACGAAATCTATGTCTTGATTAGCTAAAATAACTATTTTGCATTTCGATATTGGTTAGTGCAGAGAGTGTTAGCTCTGGGAACTGTATCCAGATTCTAAGTCGTTAGGGTTGTTGTTTGCCATGGTTGTCGGAATTGGTAATTACTTTTGTCTGAATTGAGTGAGTTCTTTTGTCACTTTGTCGGAATTAAATTTCTGGCCACGATTAGCTGAAATGACTATTTTGCATTTTGATATTGGCTAGTTCAAGAGAGTATAACTGTATGCAGATTCAAAGTCGTTAGGGTTGTTGTTTGCCATGTTTTTTTCGGAATTGGTTATTAATTTGTCTGAGCTAAGTGCTCATGTTTCTTTGTCGGAATGAAATTTCTGGTCACGATGAGTTGATCTACTCTGTTTGCATTTTGATATTGGTTAGTGCAAGGGAGTGTTGTCCTGGAACTGTATCCAGATTCAAAGTCGTTAGCGTTGACGTGTTTTTTTTTCTTTGTGAACTTGTAGATATTCAACAGTTGCTGTCAGAAGCACAACACAGGTGGCTGAGACCTGCTGAGATTTGTGAGATTCTTCGAAACTACCAGAAGTTTCATATTGCGTCAGAGCCTCCCAACCGACCACCCAGTATGTTTTTCTTTCCGCTGAGTTTCTTCAAATTTTGGCTGCAAAACAACATTACTAAGCTATGATGTACATGGCTGAGCAGTGACTAGGATACTGAATAGTTTTATATCCTACTTCTCTTGGCTTTAATATTTTCTTACACCGTCTCGTGTTTTTCTAGGTGGTTCACTCTTTCTGTTTGATAGGAAGGTGCTCAGATATTTTAGGAAAGATGGGCACAACTGGAGGAAGAAGAAAGATGGTAAAACGGTGAAAGAGGCTCACGAAAAGCTCAAGGTTAATAATACATTTACATTCATGTTTCCTCACTAATTTTACATAAGTATTTTAGAGTAACATTGTAGTATATATAGGTAGGAAGCATTGATGTATTACATTGTTACTATGCACATGGGGAAGACAATGAGAATTTCCAGAGGCGTTGCTACTGGATACTTGAACAGTGAGTCCTATTTTTTTCTTCATATTTCATTTTCTTTTATTGTGTTTAATGTACCGTAAATGTTACTTTGAGAACAGAACGAAAAAATGAAATTTGGCTAGTTAGTTTTAGTGCTGATGTCCTCTGTTTTTTATGGGTACAGGGAACTGATGCATATTGTTTTTGTCCACTACTTGGAGGTTAAGGTATAGCTTTTCTCTCTCGGTAGTCGGTACAGTACTAATATATTCTTTAGAATATAAACATCCATCACTCAAAATTATATTGTTCTTTTTAAAAAGTGGATTCTCTTTTTTTTTTTAATGGTGGTTTTGACAAGTTCATGCTATTTATACAGGGTAATCGGATAAGTTCTAGTGGAATTAAAGAAACCAATTCAAATTCTCTGACTGGCTCCACTTCTGTGAACATTGATTCAACAGCAAACACATCCAGCACATTGTCACCACTATGTGAAGATGCTGATTCTGGTATATATACTTCTCTTTGACTTTATGTGCTTTGGTATCTCCTGTTTAGGGATATAGTTCTATTTACAGGCTACCTTGCTTTACTAAAAGTTTTGCCTCTTCCCTTTCTAGGAAACCGAGATGGTTGGATTCATGGGAATAGAGTCAAAGAAAGCGACTCCCAAAGATTAGTGGGTGTCCCAGCATTAGATGCTTCCTTTGAGAATCCATTGGCAAGATACCAGAACCTACCTTATAATCCTCTGTTGACTCAGACAAATCCTTCTAATGCTGGATTAATGTCCGTGGAAGGGCATCTCAGAAGCCCTCTTCAAAACCAAGTAAATTGGCAGGTACTGTATCCAACTTATCCATCTAATATATAAGTATAGATTATATGTGAGAGAGGGTCTGTATTGAACTATTGATTGACAGAGAGATTCTCGTCTCTGTAGATTCCAGTTCAGGACAGCTTGCCATTGCAAAAATGGCCCATGGACTCCCATGGTACTGACCTGGCCTTACATGAGAATTTTGGGACGTTTTCGAGTCTTATCGGCAGTCAAAACCAGCAGCAGCAGCCTATTGGGGGTAGTAGTTTTCAAGCTCCGTTTACAAGTGTTGAAGCAGCATACATACCTAAATTTGGCCCTGAGGATCTGCTATACGAAGCAAGTGCTAACCAAACGCTACCTCTAAGGAAATCACTGTTGAAGAAAGAGGATAGTTTGAAAAAAGTTGACAGTTTCTCTCGGTGGGTTAGCAACGAGCTCGCCGAGATGGAGGACTTGCAGATGCAGTCTTCTTCCGGGGGTATTGGGTGGACCTCTGTTGAAACTGCAGCTGCTGCGTCTTCCTTAAGCCCTTCCTTGTCCAAGGATCAGCGCTTCACCATGATAGACTTTTGGCCCAAATGGACTCAGACAGACACAGCAGTTGAGGTAAATATTACTCTCTGTGTTTCATTTTAAATGATGTTTTAAGATTTTATTTTGTTCCTATTTAAATGAAATATTCAATTTTCTATGCAAAATTTTAATGTTATTTGACCAGTTATATTGTATTGTATAATTTATTATTGGTTGAATTAGCTTTAGTTAATGCAAAAAGAAATAAAAGTTAATGATTTCTTAATTGGTGTGCAAAAACCTTAAACACCAAGTAAATTGAAATAGAGAGAGAGTATGTTATTGTTCTGTCCTGTTATCTTTTATAGTTGTATCAGCTCTTTTATTCCTCATCTACCCTTTTTAATTGTCTCCAACAGGTCATGGTTATTGGGACGTTTCTGTTGAGTCCTGAGGAAGTAACTAGCTACAGCTGGGCATGCATGTTTGGAGAAGTGGAGGTTCCTGCTGAGATTCTAGTGGACGGTGTTCTTTGCTGTCATGCTCCTCCTCATGAAGTTGGTCAAGTCCCGTTCTACATTACATGTTCCGACAGATTCTCTTGCAGCGAAGTACGAGAGTTTGATTTCCTTCCTGGCTCTGCGAGAAAGCTAAACACTGCGGACATTTACGGTGCCTATACAAATGAAGCATCGCTTCATGTTCGGTTTGAAAATCTCCTGGCTCGCGTATCTAGTGCTCAGGAACACAATGTATTTGAGGATGTTGGGGAGAAACGAAGAAAAATCAGTAGAATCATGTTGCTTAAAGATGAAAAGGAGTCCTTCCTCACATCGACAGTTGAGAAAGATTTAACTGCGGTGGAAGCAAAGGAGCGACTTGTTAGGGAAGAGTTTGAAGATAAATTATATTTATGGCTAATCCACAAGGTGACTGAAGAGGGGAAGGGTCCAAATATACTTGATGAAGATGGACAGGGTGTCTTACACCTTGCTGCAGCGTTAGGGTATGATTGGGCTATAAAGCCAATTTTGGCAGCAGGAGTTAGCATCAACTTCCGAGATGCAAATGGGTGGTCTGCTCTTCATTGGGCTGCATTCAGTGGCAGGTAAAAACCTCAGTTCAGACTTTATGTTTCTTCAGTTACTTTTTTTTTGGCCTAAAACGTCTTTACCACTTAGCTTGGATTTGAAAGTTCTCAAGGCCTGCGGATTCGGTTTCTTCGGTTAGTTTGGGTTGGTCGAAATTTCTAAATTAAGTTTTTGGTTTCAGTTAAATTTTCGGTTTAAATTGTATAAAATTCAATTTTTTTGGTGAAGTTCGGTTATTTCCGGTTCGGAAGTTTGGTTAAGATTGATATTGTTTGGCAAAACTTACTTTTTAAGAAACCGAACTAACCGATTGCCAAACTTAACTGATTACCAAACTGAAAACCAAATTTTGTTTAGTTGCCGAATTGCGCAGAAGCTTCTAACCGAATTGAACCGAAAATCTAACTTTTCGGTTCGGTTGGGTTAATAACCTACTTCTCAGTCTTCAGACCATTTCTCTTTGAATTCTCGTTAAACCCTGACAGTTTGTTTATTGTTATTCTTCAGGGAGGATACTGTTGCTCTACTTGTCTCTCTAGGTGCTGATTCTGGAGCAGTAACAGACCCATCTCCGGAGCTTCCTCTGGGCAAAACAGCTTCCGACTTGGCTTACGGAAACGGACACAGGGGAATCTCAGGTTTCCTTGCAGAGTCTTCCCTCACCAGCTACCTCGAGAAGCTAACAGTGGACGGCAAGGAAGACAGCTCCACTGACTCCTCTAGAGCAAAAGCTGTTCAAACGGTAGCCGAGCGGACAGCTACTCCTATGAGTTACGGTGATGTACCTGAAACGCTGTCGATGAAGGATTCTCTCACTGCCGTCTTGAACGCGACGCAAGCGGCTGATCGTCTTCATCAAGTATTTAGGATGCAGTCGTTCCAGAGGAAACAGCTGTCTGAGATTGGGGACAAGAACGAGTTTGGTTTGTCCGATGAGTTGGCTGTTTCTTTTGCAGCTGGGAAGAGTAAGAAGGCGGGAGGACACAGTAGCGGCGCTGCTGTTCATGCCGCTGCTGTTCAGATTCAGAAAAAGTACCGTGGTTGGAAGAAGAGAAAGGAGTTTCTTTTGATCCGACAAAGAATCGTCAAGATTCAGGTTTGAATCATTTCTTAAGGCTTCTGTCTGTTTATTTTACTGATTATTACCCTTTTAGGCTCATGTGAGAGGACATCAAGTGAGGAAACAATACAGAGCCATTATATGGTCTGTAGGATTACTCGAGAAGATCATCTTGCGGTGGAGACGCAAAGGTAGCGGCCTACGCGGTTTCAAACGCGATGCAGTCACTAAGGCACCTGAGCCTGTATGTGCTGCTCCGGCACAAGAAGATGACTATGACTTTCTCAAGGAAGGAAGGAAACAAACCGAGGAAAGGCTTCAAAAGGCTCTCACCAGAGTCAAGTCTATGGCTCAGTATCCAGAAGCACGTGCTCAGTACCGTAGGCTATTGACTGTTGTCGAAGGCATCCGCGAGAACGAGGTAACAATTGTGTATTTTTTTTTCTTTCAAGTCTTTGTAACATTTAATTGATGAGACTCTTACTTTGTTAACAGGCTTCTTCTAGCTCAGCTATGAACAACAACAACAACAACACAGAGGAAGCTGCGAATTACAACGAGGAAGATGATTTGATCGACATTGATTCTCTTTTGGATGATGATACTTTCATGTCTCTTGCATTTGAATGATGATGATCCACTCACTGTATGATGATGATCACAATGCTTTTTTTTTTTCTAACTTCATTTAGGTTTTGCAATGTAAATACAGCCGGAAGATCTCTCTACATAGTTGGAAGAATGGTGGATTTGATTTATTAGTTTGGGTATAGAGACGTGTTCTTTTCAAGTTGTATGTACCGTTATGAGAAGCATATGGCTTGTGCATAGGTTTCAGTGCGCAATGCCTTTTGTACACAAACTGGTTTGGATTTTTACAGTTTTACATGGTGATTGGTCTTTTTTTTTCTCTTACTATCATGTGGTTCTTCTTGGGATTGGTCTGCAAATTTTTTTTTAATGTTATAATGCTATGTTGTCTTTCAGTTTTGATCGCCAAAATAAAACGTGTTAGTTGACGCAAAACGTGTTAGTTAAACAGCCATGCTAGAGTAGTAAGGTTATTCTACTAATACTTTGTTGTGTATGTCATCTTTTCAATTCTTTCATTTCATAGATTATATCCATATTGCAATTTTGGTTATTTTCGTAATCTTTTCCAGTGCCAGACACTAGAAGTTTACTAAATAAAGATTTAGAATGATACCATTTGATGAATGAAAAAAAAAACTAAATAAGGAATTATATTTAATTTTTTAAAACGGAATATTTGAAATGAATAAATAAAAATAGGAATATTTGACTAATCTTCTTATCAAAATTAAATATTTTCGTTAAAAGAAATTCTCAATACATAAACTCTCTACGTTTCAAAAAGATATATATTTTAGGTTTTTCACACTTATTAAGAAACCATATTTTCCGTTACTAATTATTCTCCACAACTTTTAACCAATAAAATCTTTATAAATACCATTATGTTTTTTGAAATTTACAATTTGCAATTAATTTATGCATTGAAAATGCATATTTTCCGTTACCAACTATTCTCCACGACTTTTAACCAATAAAATCTTTATAAACGTCATTATGTTTTTTGAAGTTTACAATTTGCAATTAATTTATGCATCGAAAATGTAAAATATATATATTTTTCTTAAACAATTTTTTTTTCCTGAGACAGTAAATTTGTCATAATAATTGTTTTCTAAATATAGTTACGAATTTAAGCAAAAAATGAATACACAAGCCCATTGGCGTATATATAAATAAGTGGGCTTTTGGAACTTGTGTGAACCCAAAATAAACGAAAAGAGTACGAGTTCCCTGGCCCAAACAAAAGAACCGACTCGCTCGATTGGTCAATTCCAATCACTTCATTTCCTTGTATTTATCTATTTATTTATTTTCCTGCCTTGCAACTGGATAAACCCTAGTTCTCGCGTTTCTTTACTTCCCCATTTTCAATCTCAGGCGATTCCGATAATCTGTGAGTTCTTCTTATCATCTTGCTTACGTTTTTGTTTGATCTGTTTCTAATCTGATCGAGTCTATATTGTTTTTGTTGTTGTTGAAGAAACCTATCTACCATGGCGGATCTAGATCCAGAGATCGCTAAAACTCAGGAAGAGAGGCGTAAGATCGAAGCAGAGCTCGCTTCCCTCACTTCCGTGAACTTCGATCGCGATCTCTACGGAGGCAACGACCGTGATTCCTATGTAACCTCCATCGCGCCGAACGACGAGGAGGATTCGAATCTGGACGCCACCGGCTCCCTCGTGGCTCAGCGTCTCGCCTCTTACACCGCTCCCAAGTCTATCCTCAACGACGTGGCTCGCGCTCACGTCGAGGATGACGACGGAGGGTTCAAGCCTAGGCAGACTATCGCGGAGCGCGAGGGTGATTATCGTAACAGGAGGCTTAACCGAGTTTTATCTCCGGATAGAGTTGATCCGTTTGCTATGGGGGAGAAGACTCCGGATCCGAGTGTTAGGACTTATAATGATCATATGAGGGAGACGGCTGTGCAGAGGGAGAGGGAGGAGACTATGAGGCTTATTGCTAAGAAGAAGAAAGAAGCGGAGGAAGCTGCCAAGGAGCAGAAAGACTCTGCTCCTGCTGCTTCTTCCAAGAGGAGGAACAGATGGGACCATGCTGAAGAAGATGGTGGTGGTGGAAAGAAAGCTAAAGCTTCGGATTCGGATTGGGATGTAGCTGAATCAGCTCCTGGGATTGGGAAATGGGACGCAACTCCAGGGAGAGCTGGTGATGCCACACCATCTGCTGGAAGGAGGGGGAGGAACAGATGGGACGAGACTCCTACTCCTGGACGTGTGACTGATTCCGATGCAACACCAGGTGGGGGTGTTACTCCAGGTGCAACTCCTTCAGGTGTTACTTGGGACGCGACTCCGAAAGGGTCTGCTACGCCAACACCGAAGCGTCAACGTTCTAGGTGGGATGAGACACCTGCCACTATGGGAAGTGCTACACCTATGGGTGGAATGACTCCTACTGCTGCTTACACTCCTGGTGTCACTCCGTTTGGGGGAATTGATATGGCTACTCCAACTCCGAGTCAGCTTAATCTGCGTGGTGCTATGACTCCGGAGCAGTACAATTTGGCGAGGTGGGAGAAGGATATTGAAGAGAGAAACAGACCGTTGAGTGATGAAGAACTTGATGCCATGTTTCCTACAGAAGGATACAAGGTGTTGGACCCGCCTGCTTCTTATGTTCCTGTCAGAACCCCTGCTAGGAAGGCTATGGGAACCCCGACACCCATGACAACTCCTGGCTACGTTATCCCCGAGGAACACCGTGGGCAGCAGTTTGATGTGCCTCAGGAGCTTCCTGATGGGCTGCCGTTTATGAAACCAGAGGATTATCAGTATTTTGCAGCGCTGTTGAATGAAGAGAACGAAGAAGAGCTGTCTCCTGACGAGCAGAAAGAACGCAAGATCATGAAACTGTTGCTCAAGGTCAAAAACGGAACGCCTGCTCAGAGGAAAACAGCTCTAAGGCAGCTTACTGATAAGGCTCGTGAGCTTGGTGCTGGTCCTTTGTTTAATAAAATCCTGCCGTTGCTCATGCAACCAACTTTGGAAGATCAAGAGAGGCATCTTTTGGTGAAAGTAATTGATAGGATTCTGTACAAACTTGATGAGCTGGTGAGGCCCTTCGTCCACAAGATTCTGGTTGTTATTGAGCCCTTGCTGATTGATGAAGATTACTATGCTCGTGTTGAAGGGAGAGAAATTATTTCGAACCTTAGCAAAGCAGCAGGCTTAGCCACGATGATTGCAGCTATGCGTCCCGATATAGACAACATTGATGAGTATGTGAGGAACACAACAGCAAGAGCTTTCAGTGTGGTGGCTTCAGCTCTTGGAATCCCTGCACTCTTGCCGTTCCTGAAAGCCGTTTGCCAGAGTAAGAAGTCATGGCAGGCGCGGCACACTGGGATTAAGATTGTCCAGCAGATTGCCATACTAATCGGCTGTGCTGTTTTACCTCATTTGAGGTCTCTGGTGGAAATTATCGAACATGGTCTCAGTGATGAAAATCAGAAGGTTAGGACCATTACGGCCTTATCGCTGGCTGCTCTTGCCGAAGCTGCTGCTCCTTATGGTATCGAGAGCTTTGACTCTGTTCTGAAGCCTCTGTGGAAAGGTATTAGGTCTCACCGTGGAAAAGTCTTGGCTGCGTTCTTGAAGGCGATTGGTTTTATCATTCCCTTGATGGATGCTATATACGCGAGCTATTACACAAAAGAAGTGATGGTTATCCTTATTCGCGAGTTCCAGTCACCTGATGAAGAGATGAAGAAGATTGTCCTCAAGGTGGTGAAACAGTGTGTAAGCACAGAAGGGGTTGAACCGGATTACATCCGCAGCGATATTCTGCCTGAGTTTTTCAAGCATTTCTGGGTTAGGAGAATGGCTCTAGAGAAGAGAAACTATAAGCAGCTTGTTGAAACTACAGTTGAGATTGCGAACAAGGTTGGCGTTGCTGATATCGTGGCGAGGGTTGTTGAAGATCTTAAAGACGAGAGTGAACCCTACCGCCGTATGGTTATGGAAACCATTGACAAGGTTATCACAAACTTGGGAGCATCTGATATTGATTCGAGATTGGAGGAGCTGCTCATAGATGGCATTCTTTATGCTTTCCAAGAGCAGACAACCGACGATACTAACGTGATGCTTAATGGGTTCGGTGCTGTGGTGAATGGTCTTGGTCAGCGAGTGAAGCCTTACCTTCCTCAGATCTGTGGTACCATCAAGTGGAGATTAAACAACAAGAGTGCAAAGGTGAGACAACAAGCCGCTGATCTTATTTCCAGAATTGCTGTTGTGATGAAGCAGTGTGGAGAGGAACAGTTGATGGGACATCTAGGTGTTGTTTTGTACGAGTATCTCGGAGAAGAGTACCCTGAAGTCTTGGGATCAATTCTTGGAGCTCTAAAAGCAATTGTCAACGTGATTGGTATGACAAAGATGACTCCTCCTATTAAGGATCTGCTTCCAAGACTGACTCCCATTTTGAAGAACAGGCATGAGAAAGTGCAAGAGAATTGTATCGACCTTGTTGGTAGAATTGCTGATCGTGGTGCTGAGTTTGTTCCAGCGAGGGAATGGATGAGAATCTGTTTCGAGCTTCTTGAGATGCTCAAAGCTCATAAGAAAGGTATTCGACGTGCCACTGTCAACACTTTCGGGTACATAGCCAAAGCCATTGGACCGCAAGACGTTCTAGCCACGTTACTGAACAATCTCAAAGTCCAAGAGCGGCAGAACCGTGTCTGCACCACAGTCGCAATCGCCATAGTCGCTGAAACGTGCTCTCCGTTTACTGTCTTGCCCGCTCTGATGAACGAGTACCGTGTTCCAGAGCTCAACGTCCAAAACGGTGTCCTCAAATCCCTCTCTTTCCTCTTCGAGTACATTGGAGAAATGGGCAAGGATTACATATACGCGGTCACGCCGTTGCTCGAAGACGCGCTCATGGACAGAGACTTGGTTCACAGACAAACCGCAGCTTCAGCAGTGAAACACATGGCGTTAGGTGTAGCGGGTCTGGGATGCGAAGACGCTTTGGTTCACTTGCTCAACTTCATCTGGCCCAACATCTTCGAGACATCTCCTCACGTTATCAACGCTGTGATGGAAGCAATTGAAGGAATGAGAGTCGCGCTGGGTGCAGCAGTTATACTGAACTATTGTCTGCAGGGTTTGTTTCATCCGGCTCGCAAAGTCCGTGAGGTGTATTGGAAGATTTACAATTCGCTCTACATTGGTGCTCAGGACACGCTTGTTGCTGCTTACCCGGTCCTTGAAGACGAGCAGAACAATGTTTATAGCCGACCAGAGTTAACGATGTTTGTGTGAAGGAAAACGATAAGACACCTTTTAGTCTCTCCTGTTTTATTTGGTATTCGGTTTGTTGCAAAGGTTTGCTTTGTATAATACTCTGAGACACACGGAAAACACTTCTCTTTCTATTTTCAGCAAACTAGAAAACTTATTATGTTAAACGTTTTGGTGCGTCTTTGTTGACTTTTGGATTCGTTATTGCCGTTACAGCTGCAGGAAAGTGACAGAGCTTTCAAGTCTTTCGTATTGTCTGAAGACTTGTAAATTAGTACATTTTCTGCATTTGTTTGCAAAGTAACGTAAAAAGCTTCAACGCTCGAAATAAAAAGAGAAGAGACCAGAGTCTCCATGTTGACAAATCTCTGTATATCTATGTTACAAAGAATTGTCGTATTCTCTATTCGTATGTAAATTAAAAAGGAGAGGAGACAAAACCCTCGAAACTAAATGATGAACGAAGATTTTAACGTAGTTGTAAGCTTCAAGAACAACCAACTTCTCTTAATAGAGACCCAAAAACTTCCACCAGAAAGTTCCAACTACTCCCCAGATGATAGCATTAATCGTAGCCATCACAAATCCAATCTTGAATACATCAGGTAGATCAACATAACCAGCTGCAAAAATAATAACCAAAATTAGAGACTCTTTTGACATCAAAATAGAAAGAGAGAGAGAGAGAGAGAGAGAGAGAGAGAGAGTTCTGTTGATAAGATACCTCCATAGTAGACAGCGGCTTGACCACTACTGTAATGAGTCAAAGCACCAAAAAGATTGGTGTTATACGCCAAAGCGAGTGCAGCTAATACCCCTGGAACACCTGCTGCTATATTCATAGCCAAGAAAGCTGAGAAGAGAGCTCCAACGTGACCGGTTTGACTTG
It encodes:
- the LOC106317808 gene encoding calmodulin-binding transcription activator 2 → MADRGSFGFAPQLDIQQLLSEAQHRWLRPAEICEILRNYQKFHIASEPPNRPPSGSLFLFDRKVLRYFRKDGHNWRKKKDGKTVKEAHEKLKVGSIDVLHCYYAHGEDNENFQRRCYWILEQELMHIVFVHYLEVKGNRISSSGIKETNSNSLTGSTSVNIDSTANTSSTLSPLCEDADSGNRDGWIHGNRVKESDSQRLVGVPALDASFENPLARYQNLPYNPLLTQTNPSNAGLMSVEGHLRSPLQNQVNWQIPVQDSLPLQKWPMDSHGTDLALHENFGTFSSLIGSQNQQQQPIGGSSFQAPFTSVEAAYIPKFGPEDLLYEASANQTLPLRKSLLKKEDSLKKVDSFSRWVSNELAEMEDLQMQSSSGGIGWTSVETAAAASSLSPSLSKDQRFTMIDFWPKWTQTDTAVEVMVIGTFLLSPEEVTSYSWACMFGEVEVPAEILVDGVLCCHAPPHEVGQVPFYITCSDRFSCSEVREFDFLPGSARKLNTADIYGAYTNEASLHVRFENLLARVSSAQEHNVFEDVGEKRRKISRIMLLKDEKESFLTSTVEKDLTAVEAKERLVREEFEDKLYLWLIHKVTEEGKGPNILDEDGQGVLHLAAALGYDWAIKPILAAGVSINFRDANGWSALHWAAFSGREDTVALLVSLGADSGAVTDPSPELPLGKTASDLAYGNGHRGISGFLAESSLTSYLEKLTVDGKEDSSTDSSRAKAVQTVAERTATPMSYGDVPETLSMKDSLTAVLNATQAADRLHQVFRMQSFQRKQLSEIGDKNEFGLSDELAVSFAAGKSKKAGGHSSGAAVHAAAVQIQKKYRGWKKRKEFLLIRQRIVKIQAHVRGHQVRKQYRAIIWSVGLLEKIILRWRRKGSGLRGFKRDAVTKAPEPVCAAPAQEDDYDFLKEGRKQTEERLQKALTRVKSMAQYPEARAQYRRLLTVVEGIRENEASSSSAMNNNNNNTEEAANYNEEDDLIDIDSLLDDDTFMSLAFE
- the LOC106317504 gene encoding splicing factor 3B subunit 1-like, with protein sequence MADLDPEIAKTQEERRKIEAELASLTSVNFDRDLYGGNDRDSYVTSIAPNDEEDSNLDATGSLVAQRLASYTAPKSILNDVARAHVEDDDGGFKPRQTIAEREGDYRNRRLNRVLSPDRVDPFAMGEKTPDPSVRTYNDHMRETAVQREREETMRLIAKKKKEAEEAAKEQKDSAPAASSKRRNRWDHAEEDGGGGKKAKASDSDWDVAESAPGIGKWDATPGRAGDATPSAGRRGRNRWDETPTPGRVTDSDATPGGGVTPGATPSGVTWDATPKGSATPTPKRQRSRWDETPATMGSATPMGGMTPTAAYTPGVTPFGGIDMATPTPSQLNLRGAMTPEQYNLARWEKDIEERNRPLSDEELDAMFPTEGYKVLDPPASYVPVRTPARKAMGTPTPMTTPGYVIPEEHRGQQFDVPQELPDGLPFMKPEDYQYFAALLNEENEEELSPDEQKERKIMKLLLKVKNGTPAQRKTALRQLTDKARELGAGPLFNKILPLLMQPTLEDQERHLLVKVIDRILYKLDELVRPFVHKILVVIEPLLIDEDYYARVEGREIISNLSKAAGLATMIAAMRPDIDNIDEYVRNTTARAFSVVASALGIPALLPFLKAVCQSKKSWQARHTGIKIVQQIAILIGCAVLPHLRSLVEIIEHGLSDENQKVRTITALSLAALAEAAAPYGIESFDSVLKPLWKGIRSHRGKVLAAFLKAIGFIIPLMDAIYASYYTKEVMVILIREFQSPDEEMKKIVLKVVKQCVSTEGVEPDYIRSDILPEFFKHFWVRRMALEKRNYKQLVETTVEIANKVGVADIVARVVEDLKDESEPYRRMVMETIDKVITNLGASDIDSRLEELLIDGILYAFQEQTTDDTNVMLNGFGAVVNGLGQRVKPYLPQICGTIKWRLNNKSAKVRQQAADLISRIAVVMKQCGEEQLMGHLGVVLYEYLGEEYPEVLGSILGALKAIVNVIGMTKMTPPIKDLLPRLTPILKNRHEKVQENCIDLVGRIADRGAEFVPAREWMRICFELLEMLKAHKKGIRRATVNTFGYIAKAIGPQDVLATLLNNLKVQERQNRVCTTVAIAIVAETCSPFTVLPALMNEYRVPELNVQNGVLKSLSFLFEYIGEMGKDYIYAVTPLLEDALMDRDLVHRQTAASAVKHMALGVAGLGCEDALVHLLNFIWPNIFETSPHVINAVMEAIEGMRVALGAAVILNYCLQGLFHPARKVREVYWKIYNSLYIGAQDTLVAAYPVLEDEQNNVYSRPELTMFV